The following are encoded in a window of Flavobacterium psychrotrophum genomic DNA:
- a CDS encoding T9SS type B sorting domain-containing protein — protein MKKKFLLFLMLMLCLPFLAKAQDPCTQITPGLTQFTPSVLENGVYTVDLGLGLSLSADATTGTSGIDPALVSFRWTFSNGAILNGRSINYTFLQEGTTTFTLSAIYQACTVSVTYTVNVQDGVPFRLYSQFNGRYDYMAIGNTMNLQENAGILVSDECGVLTESSATLALAPTQHIAAAYLYWAGSGLGDFNVNLNSTPVTAQRTFYSNITPAVNNPKMNFGAFADVTSLVTGSGTYTLSGLNIMATLANDRDYCYQGINFAGWSIIIVYANDSLPYNQVSVYDGFKTVDRQNGTLQIYLDNLNVISNVGAKIGFLAWEGDATGSVDESLKINGVAIGNPPLNPLNNPFNGTNSFTGASNLWNMDIDYYDIQNRISVGDTDLDVTLTTGQDAVIVNNIVTVVNSELPDGSIEMFFYTGNETCGSRDMQLVYMAKNYNSTAPLPANTPISVYADNILLSTIYTHADIPIGSSEVNSVMVTLPPQVPANFDLTFAIDDDGTHTGTVREINEDNNTYTEAIALTTQIEPQTITPLSLCSPNNNSEAVFDLTDATTAVVNYEIDYYRTQAEADIEDNAITAPETFTSVSTTVFARIYSATAPSCFAIEPIVLTVNNGPELNTAGNPFVYVLCPDAGSNDTATVALLSNIAANLKDNTFQNITLLANTGQDTNLANYVITYHASADDARDGISPLADGYRAINGTTVYLRIQSNTTGSCATVGNVQFFIERPVAIVPSALQVCGNTTGIFNLSDKDAEITNGTGSYTVKYYLNSGDATIGGNNNLLATAYTGTDLQVVYARVEDIRTACATVVQLELRVNPAPVVRLPNALGICDDDYDGFTVFNLHSIEPGLNLDVPANYTITYHLDIAAGVTIASPGSFVNTTIDTQTIYVKVARNGAAGCVTIFPLDLVVYPKPAIPLITDYILCDDPSTTGNVTTFNLTSKDNEVTGGVASLNVSYFTSQAAAETGIGSIIAPLTYQNTASPQTIWARVESTLGCYSIGSFNLIVNPLPLADLSSPIFYACEETPGEGLFYFDRLDPVMMGGQAGYTALYYENQADAVPGNANFITVNPYLSVNKTIYALVTNTATGCSVVAPAQLEVQPAPIAPNPTDLEECDFNNDNVTTFNLQDALDEIQAAMGGTVTLTIHETSADANYQNGTNPITTHLNDYTNIEAQTTGGIQTLYIRVNSATTSCFDVVPLRLVVHPVPEATDPLEDYALCDNGASDTDGQAIFDLTSYQAIVLNTMNPAQFTVTYHTGLSSAQLGTPAIATPGTHTSATATVYIRVTNNATGCYDIVPLNLVVNPLPVVTNPTPLVLCDEHNSGDEVEEFDLTAKTDEITGGVNGLTTTFHTNLADAEAGTGAIPNPETYENRSSPAVQPIFVRVTDNVTGCYRIVLLDIRVEPLPVLVSPTLDELTICDTNGSGYGNIDLDALVANMVNNGVGLTVAFYRTQDDAERGNNPILNTSDYENVTPGSQVLYVVATNTVTGCRSIVYPITIIITRAPIAVTLTDLTDCDDEDSDNTDHRRVFDLTQKDAEVYTQTGVAPGSYTIEYFTSEVNAQAGAPRITTPQSYRGTDGEQVWVRVSVPGTDCYQVSSFELHVNAPQELATPTVLMLCDEALPNDGRTAFDLTAMNDYILTPTGIGESNIVEYFEDSAYTSLISPASAYTNATNPQTVFVRVTTPQGCESYSSLTLRVVPRPTPNIAPTPLELCDTNDANLGDGIEVFNLDLARRNILGGDTQSQVAYYTTEAAAEAGDITAAEYIVTPTAYTSVTPWNDTVYVRVTRTDTQPGAPGCAEVVALPLIVNPLPPVYDSTGVVPLYAICNDPTTGFETFNLIGHITDLLTTAGVNPTDYAIRFYKDMAAYTAGTALPHNYTNVTAGHQQILVHVTDNTTRCEILTTLDLYAEQAAVANPVTSPANSPMVECDYDGTNDGFTEFDLTPAGAEVLGSQNPAQYTLGYYTSQAAAEAGDITAAEYIATPAAFTNTVYLGQTIWVRVTNTSTFSPCYAVTSFNIRVSLLPTPSITSEDNDDTLCVEYSSGNVNKPVYLHAGDTTAGNTYQWYLNGTAVATNGTSERYTATQEGLYTVEVWNADSCISDAVAPFEVFLSGPAEIINTGYVVSNAFGDNQTVTVLVQGYGDYQYSLAPEDADGNATPLGPWQNSNVFTNVPLGFFTVYVRDANTLEINPCDMLRIPGVSVVDYPKYFTPNGDGINDYWNIIGLQGTGARIFIFDRYGKLIKQLSPDSRTDKGQGWDGTYNGNPLPSDDYWFTVEFNENGHARTFKAHFAMKR, from the coding sequence ATGAAAAAGAAGTTTTTATTGTTTTTAATGTTGATGCTATGCCTGCCATTTTTGGCAAAGGCGCAAGATCCGTGTACCCAGATTACCCCCGGTTTAACCCAGTTTACACCGTCTGTTTTAGAGAACGGGGTTTACACTGTAGACCTTGGATTAGGCCTTTCACTTTCGGCAGATGCTACTACGGGTACTTCGGGCATCGATCCGGCTTTGGTATCATTCCGTTGGACTTTTAGTAACGGGGCTATCTTAAATGGGCGCAGTATAAATTATACCTTTTTGCAGGAGGGTACTACTACTTTTACACTATCTGCCATATACCAGGCCTGTACAGTTTCGGTTACTTATACTGTAAATGTGCAGGATGGCGTTCCGTTCAGGCTTTACAGCCAGTTTAATGGCCGTTATGATTATATGGCTATTGGTAATACCATGAACCTTCAGGAAAATGCAGGCATACTGGTAAGTGATGAATGCGGTGTTTTAACCGAATCATCTGCTACACTGGCATTGGCGCCAACACAACATATTGCCGCTGCATACTTGTACTGGGCAGGTTCTGGCCTGGGCGATTTTAATGTAAACCTTAACAGCACACCCGTTACCGCACAGCGCACATTTTATTCAAACATAACACCCGCTGTAAATAACCCGAAGATGAACTTTGGCGCCTTTGCAGATGTTACCAGCCTTGTAACCGGTAGCGGTACATATACTCTTTCTGGGCTTAACATTATGGCTACCCTGGCTAACGACCGTGATTATTGCTATCAGGGCATCAACTTTGCCGGATGGTCAATCATAATTGTTTACGCTAACGACAGCCTGCCATATAATCAGGTAAGTGTTTATGATGGTTTTAAAACGGTAGACCGCCAAAATGGTACGCTGCAAATCTACCTTGATAACCTTAATGTGATTAGCAATGTTGGTGCAAAAATTGGATTTTTGGCATGGGAGGGCGATGCAACAGGATCTGTAGATGAATCATTAAAAATTAATGGTGTTGCAATTGGCAATCCACCTTTAAATCCGCTCAATAATCCGTTTAACGGAACCAATAGCTTCACAGGGGCAAGCAACCTGTGGAACATGGACATTGATTATTACGATATCCAGAACAGGATAAGCGTAGGCGATACCGATCTTGATGTTACCCTTACTACAGGGCAGGATGCGGTAATAGTAAATAACATTGTTACCGTGGTAAACAGCGAATTACCGGACGGAAGTATAGAGATGTTTTTTTACACCGGTAATGAAACCTGTGGAAGCCGCGATATGCAACTGGTGTATATGGCTAAAAACTATAATAGTACAGCCCCGCTTCCGGCAAATACGCCCATTTCGGTTTATGCCGATAATATATTGCTGAGTACGATTTACACTCATGCCGATATTCCCATCGGAAGTTCAGAGGTTAATAGTGTAATGGTAACATTGCCTCCGCAGGTTCCTGCAAATTTCGATCTGACATTTGCAATTGACGATGACGGTACCCATACCGGTACGGTTCGTGAAATTAATGAAGATAACAATACCTACACAGAGGCTATTGCTTTAACTACCCAAATTGAACCGCAAACCATAACGCCATTATCTCTTTGTTCGCCAAATAACAATAGCGAAGCGGTGTTCGATCTTACAGATGCTACTACAGCTGTGGTTAATTATGAAATTGATTATTACAGGACGCAGGCAGAAGCAGATATCGAGGATAATGCCATAACCGCACCCGAAACATTTACATCTGTAAGTACAACAGTGTTTGCCAGGATTTACAGTGCTACAGCTCCTTCTTGTTTTGCTATAGAACCTATAGTACTTACTGTAAACAATGGCCCTGAGCTTAATACCGCGGGCAACCCTTTTGTATATGTTTTATGCCCCGATGCAGGTAGTAATGATACAGCAACGGTTGCGTTGTTAAGTAATATTGCGGCTAACCTTAAAGATAATACTTTTCAAAACATAACGCTTTTAGCAAATACGGGGCAGGATACTAATTTAGCTAATTATGTCATTACCTATCACGCTTCCGCAGATGATGCACGAGATGGAATTAGTCCGCTGGCAGATGGTTACCGTGCCATAAACGGGACTACGGTATATCTTCGAATACAGTCTAATACAACAGGCAGTTGCGCCACTGTGGGCAACGTGCAGTTTTTTATAGAACGTCCTGTTGCCATTGTGCCATCTGCGCTTCAGGTATGTGGCAACACTACAGGAATATTTAATTTATCAGATAAAGATGCAGAAATAACCAACGGTACGGGTTCTTATACGGTAAAGTATTATCTTAATTCTGGCGATGCTACTATAGGAGGGAACAATAATCTTCTTGCTACAGCATATACAGGCACAGACCTTCAGGTAGTATATGCCCGTGTTGAAGATATACGTACAGCATGTGCTACAGTAGTGCAGTTAGAGCTAAGGGTAAATCCTGCTCCCGTGGTACGACTACCTAATGCTTTAGGTATATGCGATGACGATTATGATGGCTTTACTGTTTTTAATCTACATAGTATTGAGCCGGGTTTAAACCTGGATGTACCTGCAAATTATACAATAACCTATCATTTAGATATAGCGGCTGGTGTTACTATTGCAAGCCCTGGTTCATTTGTAAATACTACTATAGATACACAAACTATTTATGTAAAGGTAGCCAGGAATGGTGCGGCTGGTTGTGTTACTATATTCCCGCTTGATCTTGTGGTTTATCCTAAGCCGGCAATTCCTTTAATTACAGATTACATACTTTGCGATGATCCTTCAACTACCGGAAATGTAACTACATTTAATCTTACATCAAAAGATAATGAAGTTACAGGAGGTGTTGCATCGCTTAATGTTTCATATTTTACAAGTCAGGCTGCCGCCGAAACAGGTATAGGCAGTATCATTGCGCCGCTAACCTATCAAAATACGGCTTCACCACAAACCATCTGGGCAAGGGTTGAGAGTACTTTAGGTTGTTATAGTATAGGTTCATTCAACCTGATCGTTAACCCGCTACCATTAGCGGATTTAAGCAGCCCAATTTTCTACGCGTGTGAAGAAACCCCGGGTGAAGGCTTGTTCTATTTTGACAGGTTAGACCCGGTAATGATGGGCGGCCAGGCCGGTTATACGGCACTGTACTATGAAAACCAGGCCGATGCGGTACCTGGCAATGCGAACTTCATTACGGTCAACCCGTACCTTTCGGTAAACAAAACGATCTATGCCTTGGTAACCAATACGGCTACGGGCTGTAGCGTTGTTGCACCGGCCCAACTGGAAGTACAACCGGCGCCTATCGCACCAAACCCAACCGACCTTGAAGAATGTGACTTCAACAACGATAATGTAACTACGTTCAACCTTCAGGATGCACTGGATGAGATCCAGGCGGCAATGGGAGGTACGGTAACCCTTACGATCCATGAGACGTCAGCGGATGCAAACTACCAGAACGGGACCAACCCGATCACCACGCACCTGAATGACTATACAAACATCGAGGCACAGACCACGGGAGGCATCCAGACGCTTTACATCCGTGTAAACTCAGCCACTACCTCATGTTTTGACGTAGTACCGCTACGCCTTGTGGTGCACCCCGTACCGGAAGCGACAGACCCACTTGAGGACTATGCGCTTTGCGACAACGGCGCCAGTGATACCGACGGGCAGGCGATCTTTGACCTTACCAGCTACCAGGCTATCGTGCTGAACACGATGAACCCTGCCCAGTTTACAGTAACGTACCATACCGGCCTTAGCAGCGCACAGCTTGGCACCCCGGCTATCGCTACCCCGGGTACACATACGTCAGCCACAGCTACAGTATACATCCGTGTAACGAACAACGCTACGGGCTGTTACGACATTGTACCGCTAAACCTGGTGGTGAACCCGCTACCTGTAGTAACAAACCCAACGCCGCTGGTACTTTGTGATGAGCATAACTCCGGCGATGAGGTCGAGGAATTTGACCTTACCGCTAAGACAGACGAGATCACAGGAGGCGTAAACGGTTTAACCACCACGTTCCACACGAACCTTGCGGATGCAGAAGCAGGTACAGGAGCAATCCCTAACCCTGAGACGTATGAAAATAGAAGCTCCCCTGCGGTGCAGCCAATTTTTGTAAGGGTAACCGATAATGTAACGGGCTGCTACCGTATCGTACTACTGGACATCCGTGTAGAGCCACTTCCGGTACTGGTAAGCCCAACGCTGGATGAACTGACCATATGCGATACCAACGGCTCAGGCTATGGTAATATTGACCTGGACGCGCTTGTAGCGAACATGGTCAACAATGGTGTAGGCTTAACAGTAGCCTTCTACCGCACACAGGATGATGCAGAAAGGGGCAACAACCCTATACTGAACACGTCCGACTATGAGAACGTAACACCGGGCAGCCAGGTACTTTATGTAGTTGCTACCAATACGGTAACAGGATGCCGTTCTATAGTGTACCCGATCACGATCATCATTACCCGTGCACCGATAGCAGTAACGCTAACCGACCTGACGGACTGTGATGATGAAGACAGCGACAATACCGACCACAGGAGGGTATTTGACCTGACCCAGAAAGATGCTGAGGTATACACCCAGACCGGAGTTGCCCCGGGCAGCTACACGATCGAGTATTTTACCAGTGAGGTGAATGCACAGGCCGGAGCACCACGCATCACCACACCACAGAGCTACCGCGGCACCGACGGCGAGCAGGTATGGGTAAGGGTAAGTGTACCGGGTACGGACTGCTACCAGGTAAGCAGCTTTGAGCTGCATGTCAATGCGCCACAAGAGCTTGCCACCCCAACCGTACTGATGCTTTGTGATGAGGCCCTTCCAAACGACGGCAGGACCGCCTTTGACCTTACGGCAATGAACGACTATATCCTGACGCCAACCGGCATCGGGGAAAGTAACATCGTAGAATACTTTGAAGACAGCGCCTACACCAGCCTGATCAGCCCTGCAAGCGCCTATACCAATGCCACCAACCCGCAAACGGTGTTTGTACGTGTTACCACGCCACAGGGTTGTGAGAGCTACAGCAGCTTAACGCTAAGGGTAGTGCCAAGGCCAACGCCAAACATAGCGCCAACACCACTGGAGCTTTGTGATACGAACGATGCCAACCTTGGCGACGGTATCGAGGTGTTTAACCTTGACCTGGCCAGGCGCAACATACTGGGCGGGGATACCCAGAGCCAGGTGGCCTACTATACCACAGAAGCGGCGGCCGAAGCAGGCGACATTACCGCTGCAGAATACATCGTTACCCCAACAGCGTATACGAGCGTAACCCCATGGAACGATACGGTATATGTACGTGTAACGCGTACCGATACCCAGCCGGGCGCACCGGGCTGTGCAGAAGTTGTAGCCTTACCGCTTATCGTAAACCCACTGCCACCGGTATACGACAGCACAGGAGTAGTACCATTGTATGCGATCTGTAACGACCCGACGACCGGCTTTGAGACATTCAACCTAATCGGTCATATAACCGACCTGCTAACCACTGCAGGTGTAAACCCTACCGATTATGCAATCAGGTTCTATAAAGACATGGCTGCCTATACGGCAGGTACAGCACTGCCACATAACTATACCAACGTAACGGCAGGGCACCAGCAGATCCTGGTACATGTAACAGACAACACGACCCGTTGTGAGATACTGACAACCTTAGATCTTTACGCGGAGCAGGCGGCAGTAGCCAACCCGGTAACCTCACCGGCCAACAGCCCAATGGTGGAATGTGACTATGACGGTACAAACGACGGCTTTACGGAATTTGACCTTACCCCTGCGGGTGCAGAAGTACTGGGCAGCCAGAACCCTGCACAGTACACACTTGGCTACTACACCAGCCAGGCCGCCGCTGAGGCAGGCGACATCACGGCAGCGGAGTATATAGCAACGCCTGCAGCGTTTACCAATACGGTATACCTTGGGCAGACGATCTGGGTAAGGGTAACCAACACCAGCACGTTCTCACCATGCTATGCAGTAACAAGCTTTAACATCAGGGTAAGCTTGCTGCCAACACCAAGCATTACCAGTGAAGACAACGATGATACATTGTGTGTGGAATACAGCAGTGGCAACGTAAACAAACCGGTGTACCTGCATGCAGGCGACACCACGGCAGGCAACACCTACCAGTGGTACCTTAACGGCACGGCAGTAGCCACGAACGGCACCTCAGAAAGGTACACAGCAACCCAGGAAGGCCTTTACACGGTAGAAGTATGGAATGCAGACAGCTGCATCTCAGATGCAGTGGCACCGTTTGAAGTATTCCTTTCAGGGCCGGCGGAAATCATTAATACAGGTTATGTGGTAAGCAATGCCTTTGGGGACAACCAGACGGTAACGGTGCTTGTACAGGGCTATGGCGACTACCAGTACAGCCTTGCCCCTGAAGATGCAGACGGCAATGCCACACCACTGGGCCCATGGCAGAACTCCAATGTATTTACTAATGTACCACTGGGCTTCTTTACGGTATATGTTCGCGATGCGAACACCCTTGAGATCAATCCATGTGATATGCTGAGGATACCGGGTGTAAGCGTAGTAGACTACCCTAAATACTTCACGCCAAACGGCGATGGCATCAACGACTACTGGAACATCATCGGGCTTCAGGGCACGGGTGCAAGGATCTTTATCTTTGACCGCTACGGCAAGCTGATCAAACAGCTAAGCCCTGACAGCAGGACCGACAAAGGCCAGGGGTGGGACGGTACCTACAACGGCAACCCGTTACCGTCAGACGACTACTGGTTTACGGTTGAGTTCAACGAGAATGGCCATGCAAGGACCTTTAAGGCACACTTTGCGATGAAGCGATAA
- a CDS encoding GNAT family N-acetyltransferase: MIIKQAILADAETLTHITLKSKAHWGYSDEQIESWIEELTISKTYIETNHVFKLLIQEKTIAYYSYCMESDTTVTLDNLFVLPDYMRKGYGSYLLKDF, translated from the coding sequence ATGATTATAAAGCAAGCCATTTTAGCAGATGCCGAAACCTTAACCCATATTACCCTGAAATCTAAAGCTCATTGGGGCTATTCTGACGAGCAAATTGAAAGTTGGATAGAGGAACTTACGATTTCTAAAACGTATATCGAAACAAATCATGTTTTTAAGCTCTTAATTCAAGAGAAAACCATTGCCTACTATTCTTATTGCATGGAAAGTGATACTACAGTAACGCTTGATAATTTATTTGTGTTACCCGATTATATGCGTAAAGGTTATGGCAGCTATCTCCTAAAAGATTTTTAG
- a CDS encoding PorP/SprF family type IX secretion system membrane protein, protein MRKIYLGVLLAFVGFTDAVAQQDPHYTQYMYNMNVINPAYAGSKENLAFGLLYRKQWVDVDGAPSTGTFSGHSPVGKNVGLGLSAITDKIGPVNETNVYADFSYTLKLGGAHRLALGLKAGATFHKVGLFSDIGNGFVPDPNDPAFAENVNNTYFNIGTGVFYYTDNYYLAFSVPNMLKSKHLDLTQNAQDYRFGSEVSHYFLTGGYVFQVTDNFKLKPSFMVKSAFGVDPSIDGSLNALFFEKFEIGATYRLDDSWGGMVNYAITPNLRIGYAYDHIVSDLKVTTPASHEIMLLFDVNFPKKVSRSPRYF, encoded by the coding sequence ATGAGAAAAATTTATCTTGGAGTTTTACTGGCCTTTGTAGGGTTTACGGATGCTGTAGCACAGCAGGACCCACACTACACACAGTACATGTACAACATGAACGTAATCAACCCTGCATACGCTGGCAGCAAGGAGAATTTAGCCTTTGGGCTTTTATACCGCAAGCAATGGGTAGATGTAGACGGAGCCCCGAGTACGGGCACGTTTTCAGGCCACAGCCCGGTGGGCAAGAATGTAGGATTGGGCTTATCGGCGATTACCGACAAGATCGGCCCTGTGAATGAAACCAATGTATATGCCGATTTCAGCTACACCCTTAAACTTGGCGGCGCGCACAGGCTTGCCCTGGGCTTAAAGGCCGGCGCTACCTTCCATAAAGTAGGATTGTTCAGCGATATTGGCAACGGCTTTGTACCGGACCCTAATGACCCTGCATTCGCAGAAAACGTAAACAATACCTACTTTAACATAGGAACCGGAGTGTTCTACTACACCGATAACTACTACTTAGCGTTTTCGGTACCCAACATGCTAAAGAGCAAACACCTTGACCTTACGCAGAACGCGCAGGACTACCGTTTTGGTTCAGAAGTATCGCACTACTTTTTAACGGGAGGTTACGTATTCCAGGTAACCGACAACTTCAAGCTGAAGCCTTCGTTCATGGTAAAATCGGCCTTTGGTGTAGACCCGTCTATCGACGGCTCACTAAACGCGTTGTTCTTTGAGAAATTCGAGATCGGGGCCACTTACAGGTTAGACGATTCATGGGGCGGTATGGTAAACTATGCCATCACACCGAACCTGAGGATCGGCTATGCATACGACCACATCGTGAGTGACCTTAAGGTAACCACACCTGCCTCACACGAGATCATGCTGCTCTTTGATGTCAACTTCCCGAAAAAAGTATCACGTTCACCACGTTATTTCTAA
- a CDS encoding OmpA family protein, which produces MKNLYLTLGFLLIAGSAMAQSEETKAADKLFARLEYVDAAQAYLKVKKKDNYVAKQLAESYYNMFNSKEAVKWFAEATKTPQDAETYYKYAQMLKAEGKYEESNVQMQKFAQLAPNDQRAVTFKQDPNYLPKLRNQAKLFDEKVLDINDKKYGSFGAVLTNDNTLYFTSARNTARKTYGANDEPFLDLYQATYNANGTISEPTPVSDVNSKWHDGPASVSPDGNTLYFSSESFKEKKQYVKDKESNSKQGQVYLYKATKVNGKWGNIEELPFNGKTWSTGNPSVSKDGKWLYFASDREGSMGGSNDIWKVEIKGNNSYGEPQNLGPKVNTEGRESFPYITDSDKLYFSTDGRKGFGALDVYVIDLKKGTEAQNVGQPINTGKDDFAFTFNDTKKIGFFSSNRDGFDKIYLATPVCGVEAIVMVRDSKTGKAIAAAKVAIVDEKGNVIETRTADNKGQVNYNIDCDRPYTVQASAEGYVNNTFPVAKTAGGEVTVNANLDPIETIVKPTEIVLNEIFFEYDKSNITKEAAFELDKAVAAMKNNPALVVLVKSHTDSRGSDQYNMSLSNRRAKSTVQYIISKGIAKERISGKGYGESELKVKCTTCTQEEHAQNRRSEFLIVKQ; this is translated from the coding sequence ATGAAAAATTTATATCTTACCCTTGGCTTTCTGCTTATAGCCGGTTCGGCGATGGCGCAGAGCGAAGAAACGAAGGCTGCCGACAAACTATTTGCGAGGCTTGAGTATGTAGATGCGGCGCAAGCCTACCTAAAAGTAAAAAAGAAAGACAACTACGTAGCAAAGCAACTTGCCGAGAGCTACTACAATATGTTCAACAGCAAGGAAGCGGTAAAATGGTTTGCAGAAGCCACTAAAACGCCCCAGGATGCCGAGACGTACTACAAATATGCACAGATGCTTAAAGCAGAAGGCAAGTATGAGGAGAGCAACGTGCAGATGCAAAAGTTTGCACAACTGGCACCCAACGACCAAAGGGCGGTAACCTTTAAACAAGACCCGAACTACCTGCCTAAGCTCCGCAACCAGGCCAAACTCTTTGATGAAAAAGTACTGGACATCAACGACAAGAAATACGGCAGCTTTGGCGCGGTACTGACCAATGACAACACCTTGTACTTTACCAGCGCAAGGAACACGGCAAGGAAAACCTATGGAGCCAACGATGAGCCGTTCCTTGATTTGTACCAGGCCACCTATAATGCCAACGGTACGATCAGCGAACCCACCCCGGTAAGCGATGTGAACAGTAAATGGCATGACGGCCCTGCTTCGGTAAGCCCTGACGGCAATACCCTGTACTTTTCAAGCGAGAGCTTTAAAGAAAAGAAACAATATGTAAAAGACAAGGAAAGCAACAGCAAGCAAGGACAGGTATACCTGTACAAAGCCACAAAAGTCAACGGCAAGTGGGGCAACATCGAGGAACTGCCATTTAACGGCAAGACCTGGAGTACGGGCAATCCATCAGTAAGCAAAGACGGTAAATGGCTGTACTTCGCATCGGACCGTGAAGGCTCGATGGGTGGCAGCAACGACATCTGGAAAGTAGAGATCAAGGGCAACAACAGCTATGGCGAGCCACAGAACCTTGGGCCAAAGGTAAACACCGAAGGCAGGGAAAGCTTCCCTTACATCACCGATAGTGACAAGCTATACTTCTCAACCGATGGCAGGAAAGGCTTTGGCGCATTAGACGTTTATGTGATTGACCTTAAAAAAGGCACCGAGGCACAAAACGTAGGCCAGCCAATCAACACCGGAAAGGACGACTTCGCCTTTACGTTTAACGATACCAAAAAGATCGGTTTCTTCTCAAGTAACCGTGACGGCTTTGACAAGATCTACCTTGCTACCCCGGTATGTGGTGTAGAAGCCATTGTAATGGTCAGGGACTCAAAAACAGGCAAAGCCATTGCAGCAGCCAAAGTGGCTATAGTAGATGAAAAAGGCAATGTTATCGAAACCCGCACGGCAGACAATAAAGGGCAGGTAAACTACAACATCGACTGTGACAGGCCATATACCGTACAGGCCAGTGCAGAAGGTTATGTAAACAACACCTTCCCGGTAGCCAAGACCGCAGGCGGAGAGGTAACGGTAAATGCTAACCTTGACCCGATCGAAACGATCGTAAAACCAACAGAGATCGTGCTTAATGAAATATTCTTTGAATACGACAAGAGTAACATCACCAAAGAAGCAGCCTTTGAGCTTGACAAGGCGGTAGCCGCGATGAAAAACAACCCGGCCCTTGTGGTATTGGTTAAGTCTCATACCGACAGCCGCGGCAGTGACCAGTACAACATGAGCCTGTCGAACAGAAGGGCAAAGAGTACGGTACAATACATCATCTCAAAAGGCATTGCTAAAGAGCGTATCTCAGGCAAAGGCTATGGTGAGAGCGAACTGAAAGTGAAATGCACCACGTGCACTCAGGAAGAACACGCACAAAACAGAAGGAGTGAATTCCTTATCGTGAAGCAATAA